A part of Clostridium novyi genomic DNA contains:
- a CDS encoding NAD(P)H-dependent flavin oxidoreductase: MKLPELVIGGLKASVPIIQGGMGIGISLHKLASAVANQGGIGVISAAQVGFLEKDFHNNNLEANLRSLKKEIRLARKNSPKGILGVNLMMATNYYEEYVRTIVEEKIDIIISGAGLPLDLPKLVQGSSVKIAPIVSSAKAAKVICKSWDRKYHTCPDLIIVEGPMAGGHLGFHKEDISNSISLLDEIAVDVKDSIQSYGKKYNKYIPVVAAGGVFDGNDIARLLNLGLDGVQIGTRFVATEECDANYALKEAYVDAKKEDIQIVSSPVGMPGRAVRNKFIEDIEKTPQNVKCLYNCLKPCNPSSAPYCISQALINATLGNIDEGLIFAGSNVYKINEIVSVKDLMIELINDAEIKFKGKLN; the protein is encoded by the coding sequence ATGAAACTACCCGAATTAGTTATTGGAGGTTTAAAGGCCTCAGTTCCTATAATCCAAGGTGGTATGGGAATAGGAATCTCTCTTCACAAATTAGCATCAGCTGTTGCAAATCAAGGTGGTATAGGTGTAATTTCAGCTGCTCAAGTTGGTTTTTTAGAAAAAGATTTTCATAATAATAATCTAGAAGCTAATTTAAGATCACTAAAAAAAGAAATTAGACTTGCAAGGAAAAATAGTCCCAAGGGAATATTAGGAGTCAATTTAATGATGGCGACTAATTATTATGAAGAATATGTTCGTACTATTGTAGAAGAAAAAATTGATATAATAATATCTGGAGCAGGTCTTCCTTTGGATCTTCCAAAGTTAGTTCAAGGAAGTTCCGTAAAAATTGCTCCTATAGTATCCTCAGCTAAAGCAGCTAAAGTTATCTGTAAGTCTTGGGATAGAAAATATCATACTTGTCCTGATTTAATTATTGTTGAAGGTCCTATGGCAGGTGGTCATTTAGGATTTCATAAAGAAGATATATCAAATAGTATATCCTTATTAGATGAAATAGCAGTTGATGTTAAAGATTCAATACAATCTTACGGAAAGAAATATAATAAATATATTCCAGTAGTTGCTGCTGGAGGAGTATTTGATGGAAATGATATAGCTAGACTTTTAAATTTAGGACTAGATGGAGTTCAAATAGGAACAAGATTTGTTGCCACAGAAGAATGTGATGCAAACTATGCACTAAAAGAAGCATATGTTGATGCAAAAAAAGAAGATATACAAATAGTAAGTAGTCCCGTTGGAATGCCTGGAAGAGCTGTTAGAAATAAATTTATAGAAGATATTGAAAAAACTCCTCAAAATGTTAAATGTCTTTATAATTGTTTAAAACCTTGCAATCCCTCATCAGCTCCTTATTGTATATCTCAAGCATTAATTAATGCTACACTTGGAAACATAGATGAAGGTTTAATCTTTGCCGGAAGCAATGTATATAAAATTAATGAAATTGTTTCTGTAAAAGATTTAATGATAGAATTGATTAATGATGCAGAAATAAAATTTAAAGGAAAATTAAATTAA
- a CDS encoding DMT family transporter, translating into MKRINGIIYALLSSTAFGFMPIFAKIAYNHGSNCFTVLTFRFLIAALLLFVYFLIKKVNFKVNRQQMKLLFLTGSLGYTSTGIGLFLSYKYISVGLATTMHFVYPAAVILMSYIIYKEGFTKNKVIALILSLAGVCVLAGEKGQHISPLGAFLAILSGLTYAACIIVMNKEELKKLNNTIVVFYFSLFSGIAMLIFSLITKTLILNFNFYITSSILGISIISTIISTILFIKALKIIGASSTSILATCEPIVSIIMGILLFKEPLTISLVIGTILILFSVIILAKEKKQPEIKPEIP; encoded by the coding sequence ATGAAAAGAATTAATGGTATAATTTATGCTCTTTTATCCTCCACTGCATTTGGATTTATGCCAATCTTCGCTAAAATAGCCTATAACCATGGTAGTAACTGTTTTACAGTTTTAACTTTTAGATTTTTAATAGCTGCACTACTTCTATTTGTATATTTTTTAATTAAAAAAGTTAATTTTAAAGTTAATAGACAACAAATGAAACTATTATTTCTTACTGGTAGCCTAGGTTACACTTCTACAGGAATTGGATTATTTTTATCTTATAAATATATTTCTGTAGGTCTTGCAACAACAATGCATTTTGTATATCCTGCTGCAGTAATATTAATGAGTTATATTATATACAAAGAAGGCTTTACTAAAAACAAAGTTATAGCATTAATATTATCACTAGCAGGTGTATGTGTACTTGCTGGAGAAAAAGGTCAACACATAAGTCCTTTAGGTGCTTTTCTAGCTATTTTGTCTGGCTTAACATATGCAGCATGTATAATAGTCATGAATAAAGAAGAACTTAAAAAGTTAAATAATACTATAGTTGTATTTTACTTTTCTCTTTTTTCAGGTATAGCTATGTTAATATTCTCATTAATAACTAAAACTTTAATTTTAAATTTTAATTTTTATATAACTTCCTCTATTCTTGGAATATCTATTATATCTACTATTATATCTACTATATTATTTATAAAAGCTCTAAAAATAATAGGTGCTTCTTCCACTTCAATACTTGCTACTTGTGAACCTATAGTAAGTATAATTATGGGAATATTATTATTTAAAGAACCACTAACAATATCATTAGTTATTGGAACAATTTTAATTTTATTTTCAGTAATAATCTTAGCTAAAGAAAAAAAACAACCTGAAATAAAGCCTGAAATTCCTTGA
- a CDS encoding CoA transferase subunit A, whose amino-acid sequence MAVITTTEEAVKNIKDGMKVAIGGFFGIGSPIETIDAIVKSGVKDLTLISVGGGSPGGGRDINKLVTSGQIKKFIGTHIGTDQDLISKYNSGEIEVEFNPMGTWIERIRAAGAGLGGIITPTGLGTEVEENAKKITVEGKEYLLYPPLKSDVAIIKGFRADKYGNIEYRGVSLNTNPVMATAADIVIAEVDEIVEVGEIPANNIVTQGIFIDYIVKSMPFKERTQNYEEYWKANNKLR is encoded by the coding sequence ATGGCTGTTATTACAACAACAGAGGAAGCGGTAAAGAATATTAAAGATGGTATGAAAGTAGCGATTGGGGGATTCTTCGGAATAGGTTCCCCTATAGAAACAATTGATGCCATTGTAAAAAGTGGTGTTAAAGATTTAACATTGATTTCAGTTGGAGGAGGATCACCAGGTGGTGGAAGAGATATAAATAAACTTGTTACTAGTGGACAAATTAAGAAATTTATTGGGACTCATATAGGAACAGATCAAGATCTTATATCTAAATATAATTCTGGTGAAATTGAAGTTGAATTTAATCCTATGGGAACTTGGATAGAGAGAATAAGAGCAGCAGGTGCAGGACTTGGGGGAATAATTACACCAACAGGACTTGGAACAGAAGTTGAAGAAAATGCTAAAAAAATAACAGTAGAAGGTAAAGAATATTTACTATATCCACCACTAAAATCAGATGTTGCAATAATTAAAGGTTTTAGAGCAGATAAATATGGAAATATAGAATATAGAGGGGTTTCTTTAAATACAAACCCTGTAATGGCAACAGCTGCAGACATAGTTATTGCAGAAGTTGATGAAATTGTTGAAGTTGGAGAAATTCCTGCTAATAATATTGTAACACAAGGAATTTTTATAGATTATATAGTTAAAAGTATGCCTTTTAAAGAAAGAACTCAAAATTATGAAGAGTATTGGAAAGCCAATAATAAATTAAGATAA
- a CDS encoding 3-oxoacid CoA-transferase subunit B: MNDREIIARRIGKEFKDGMVVNLGIGIPTGSANYIPEGVDVILQTENGGLRFGAAPKIGESDPDFGNAGGEPITMLPGGSAFDLATSLGIIRGGHVDMTVLGALEVDQEGNISNWKIPGVFVPGMGGAMDLLVGAKKVIVSLTHTNKKGESKILKRCKLPLSAAKAVDLIITEKAVMRVTEKGLVLQEVAPGVTVEEVVKLTEADLIIAENVKTMDI; encoded by the coding sequence ATGAATGATAGAGAGATTATAGCACGTAGAATAGGTAAAGAATTTAAAGATGGAATGGTAGTTAATCTAGGAATAGGTATTCCAACAGGATCAGCAAATTATATACCTGAAGGAGTGGATGTAATACTTCAAACCGAAAATGGAGGACTTAGATTTGGAGCTGCACCTAAGATAGGTGAATCAGATCCTGACTTTGGTAATGCAGGGGGAGAACCAATAACAATGCTACCAGGGGGCTCCGCATTTGACCTTGCAACATCTCTTGGAATTATTAGAGGTGGACATGTAGATATGACAGTTTTAGGAGCTTTAGAAGTTGATCAAGAAGGAAATATATCTAACTGGAAAATTCCTGGAGTGTTTGTGCCAGGAATGGGTGGAGCTATGGATTTGTTAGTAGGAGCTAAAAAAGTAATAGTTTCACTTACTCATACAAATAAAAAAGGTGAATCTAAGATATTAAAGAGATGCAAGTTACCATTATCAGCTGCTAAGGCTGTAGATTTAATAATTACCGAAAAGGCCGTTATGAGAGTAACAGAAAAAGGATTAGTATTACAAGAAGTTGCACCAGGAGTTACAGTGGAAGAAGTTGTAAAACTTACAGAAGCAGATTTAATAATAGCTGAAAATGTTAAAACAATGGACATATAA
- a CDS encoding glutamine--tRNA ligase/YqeY domain fusion protein has translation MENNSASSNFIKNIVMEDLKSGKRKEIITRFPPEPNGYLHIGHAKSITLNFELADEFKGKTNLRFDDTNPVKEDTEYVESIKEDVKWLGFEWDALYYASDYFDEMYKRAILLIKKGKAYVCDLSPEEIRQYRGTLTEPGKESPYRNRSVEENLDLFERMAKGEFKDGEKVLRAKIDMTSPNINMRDPIIYRIAHAEHHNTGNKWCIYPMYDFAHPLEDAIEGITHSICTLEFEDHRPLYDWVVTECEMENHPQQIEFARLNLTNTVMSKRKLKQLVDEGFTDAWDDPRMPTISGLRRRGYTPEAVRNFCREIGVAKNNSLVDVRMLEHFIREDLKTKAPRTMAVLRPLKVVITNYPEGQVEMLDAENNQDNPEMGNREIPFTREIYIEQEDFMENPPKKYHRLYVGNEVRLKNAYFVKCTDIVKDENGNVKEVHCTYDPETKSGSGFTGRKVKGTIHWVSAEYGVPAEFRLYDSLILDDEQDENKTFLDNVNPNSLEILQGFIEPYMKDAKPNDKFQLVRNGYFNVDPKYTTKDKLVFNRTVSLKSSFKLGK, from the coding sequence ATGGAAAACAATAGTGCTTCATCTAACTTTATAAAAAATATAGTTATGGAAGATTTAAAGTCTGGAAAGAGAAAAGAAATAATAACTCGTTTCCCACCAGAACCAAATGGATACCTTCATATTGGTCATGCAAAGTCTATTACTTTAAATTTTGAACTTGCAGATGAATTTAAAGGAAAAACAAATTTAAGATTCGATGATACAAACCCTGTAAAAGAAGATACAGAATATGTAGAATCTATAAAAGAAGATGTTAAATGGTTAGGATTTGAGTGGGATGCTTTATACTATGCATCAGATTATTTTGATGAAATGTATAAAAGAGCAATACTTCTAATAAAAAAAGGTAAAGCATATGTATGTGATTTATCACCAGAAGAAATCAGACAATATAGAGGTACATTAACTGAACCAGGAAAAGAAAGTCCATATAGAAATAGAAGTGTAGAAGAAAACTTAGACTTATTTGAACGTATGGCTAAAGGTGAATTTAAAGATGGAGAAAAAGTATTAAGAGCCAAAATAGATATGACATCTCCTAATATAAATATGAGGGATCCTATAATTTATCGTATTGCTCATGCAGAGCATCACAATACAGGAAATAAATGGTGTATATATCCGATGTATGATTTTGCACATCCTCTTGAAGATGCTATTGAAGGGATTACACATTCAATATGTACACTAGAATTTGAAGATCATAGACCATTATATGATTGGGTAGTTACAGAATGTGAAATGGAAAATCATCCACAGCAAATAGAGTTTGCAAGACTAAATTTAACTAACACAGTAATGAGTAAGAGAAAATTAAAACAACTTGTAGATGAAGGGTTTACTGATGCGTGGGATGATCCACGTATGCCAACTATTTCAGGATTGAGAAGAAGAGGTTATACTCCAGAAGCTGTTCGTAATTTCTGTAGGGAAATTGGTGTTGCAAAAAATAATAGTTTAGTAGATGTGAGAATGCTAGAACATTTTATAAGGGAAGATTTAAAAACAAAAGCGCCTAGAACAATGGCTGTTTTAAGACCTCTAAAAGTGGTTATAACTAACTATCCAGAAGGTCAAGTTGAAATGTTAGATGCAGAAAATAATCAGGATAATCCAGAGATGGGTAATCGTGAAATACCATTTACAAGAGAAATATATATAGAACAAGAGGATTTTATGGAAAATCCCCCAAAGAAATATCATAGATTATATGTAGGAAATGAAGTTAGATTAAAAAATGCATATTTTGTTAAGTGTACAGATATAGTTAAAGATGAAAATGGAAATGTTAAAGAAGTACACTGTACTTATGATCCAGAAACTAAAAGTGGAAGTGGATTTACTGGAAGAAAAGTTAAAGGAACAATTCATTGGGTAAGTGCTGAATATGGGGTTCCTGCTGAATTTAGATTATATGATTCTTTGATTTTAGATGATGAACAAGACGAAAATAAAACATTCCTTGATAATGTAAATCCTAATTCTTTAGAAATTCTTCAAGGATTTATTGAACCATATATGAAAGATGCAAAACCAAATGACAAATTCCAACTTGTTAGAAATGGATATTTTAATGTAGATCCTAAATATACTACAAAGGATAAATTAGTTTTTAACAGAACTGTATCTTTAAAGAGTTCATTTAAGTTAGGAAAATAA
- a CDS encoding Na+/H+ antiporter family protein codes for MILLNPVVISVIIMITLSLLNLNIILSILIAAVVSGFAAGLPLTTTMETLINGMGGNAETALSYVLLGLLAVAVSKTGLSRILCNKISKAVKEKKIIFILLLAFFSCFSQNLIPVHIAFIPIIIPSLLGLMNKLKIDRRAVSCALTFGLEFPYVTIPVGFGLAFHNLIRDEMVANGLNITTNMVWKGLWIPGLFMVLGLLVAVFITYRKPREYKEVKVDEFNDFNEELKMNKTHYLALLGAVIAFLVQVITKSLPLGALSGIIFMIITGTIKWNKIDEFMNESIMMMGLIAFVMLVASGYGNVLRETGAVNTLVQSITMSIGGSKVVGALLMLLLGLLVTLGIGTSFGTVPILATIYVPLAQKLGFSVIGIIALIGVAGALGDAGSPASDSTLGPTSGLSVDKQHNHIWDTCVPTFLHYNIALIIGGTIAALIL; via the coding sequence TTGATATTATTAAATCCAGTAGTTATTTCTGTAATAATAATGATTACTTTAAGTCTTTTAAATCTTAATATTATTTTATCAATATTGATTGCTGCAGTAGTATCTGGATTTGCTGCAGGATTACCACTTACTACTACAATGGAGACTCTTATAAATGGAATGGGAGGAAATGCAGAAACTGCATTAAGTTATGTATTATTAGGGTTACTAGCTGTTGCAGTAAGTAAAACAGGACTTTCTAGAATTTTGTGTAATAAGATATCTAAAGCGGTTAAAGAAAAGAAAATAATTTTTATTTTATTACTAGCTTTCTTTTCATGTTTTTCACAAAATCTTATTCCTGTGCATATAGCATTTATTCCAATAATAATTCCATCACTATTAGGACTTATGAATAAGCTTAAAATTGATAGAAGAGCAGTATCATGTGCTTTAACTTTTGGACTTGAATTTCCATATGTAACTATTCCAGTTGGATTTGGACTTGCGTTTCATAATCTTATAAGAGATGAAATGGTAGCTAATGGTTTAAATATAACTACAAATATGGTATGGAAAGGATTATGGATTCCAGGATTATTTATGGTATTAGGATTATTAGTTGCTGTATTTATAACTTATAGAAAACCCAGAGAATATAAAGAAGTAAAAGTTGATGAATTTAATGATTTTAATGAAGAATTAAAGATGAACAAAACTCACTATTTAGCTTTATTAGGAGCAGTTATTGCTTTTTTAGTTCAAGTTATAACTAAATCATTACCTTTAGGAGCACTATCAGGAATTATATTTATGATAATAACCGGAACAATAAAGTGGAATAAAATAGATGAGTTTATGAATGAAAGTATTATGATGATGGGATTAATTGCTTTTGTAATGTTAGTTGCCAGTGGTTATGGAAATGTGCTTAGAGAAACAGGAGCTGTTAATACCTTAGTTCAATCAATAACTATGAGTATTGGTGGAAGTAAAGTTGTAGGCGCACTATTAATGCTTTTATTAGGACTTTTAGTGACATTAGGTATAGGCACTTCTTTTGGAACTGTACCTATATTAGCTACAATTTATGTTCCATTAGCACAAAAATTAGGATTTAGCGTTATAGGAATAATAGCTTTGATTGGAGTTGCAGGGGCACTAGGAGATGCAGGTTCTCCAGCATCGGATAGTACACTTGGACCAACATCAGGTTTAAGTGTAGATAAGCAGCATAATCATATATGGGATACTTGTGTTCCGACTTTTCTTCATTATAATATAGCTTTAATTATAGGAGGAACTATAGCTGCATTAATTTTATAG
- the hemA gene encoding glutamyl-tRNA reductase, translating into MNLAIVGINYNNTPIDIREKASFSTSQKINCGKYLTEKGIHEVIILSTCNRSEIYIASDDINSKIDIIIDFYKEFSNVDNIHDYIFVKKDIDAIFHVYNVSSGLDSMILCEDQILGQVKDAMAFSMQHKFSKKILNKLFREAITSAKKIKSELKISETPISMVYIAIKLLKENMGSLHGKKACIIGAGEVGRLALKHLINENLQEIFVANRTYDNVIDLLREFPKIKPVKYESKSKILEEVDIVITATAAPHTVIKYNELKHIKNELYIMDLALPRDVEKGVGELKNIYLYDVDNFKNISDNNKIKREELSKIAKDIIESKVNEFVKWMQSLKVEFTIKELNNRCKDIGEEYLGYINRKISLSKRDEEILQKMLLGALKRVIKEPILNLKELKNEKEMSKYIESINKLFNF; encoded by the coding sequence ATGAATTTAGCAATTGTAGGTATAAATTACAACAATACACCTATAGATATAAGGGAAAAAGCTTCATTTTCTACATCTCAAAAAATAAATTGTGGAAAATATTTAACTGAAAAGGGAATACATGAGGTGATTATATTATCAACTTGTAATAGAAGTGAAATATACATAGCCAGTGATGATATAAACAGTAAAATAGATATAATTATAGATTTTTATAAGGAGTTTTCAAATGTAGATAATATACATGATTATATTTTTGTAAAAAAAGATATAGATGCAATTTTTCATGTGTATAATGTATCTTCTGGACTTGATTCTATGATTTTATGTGAAGATCAAATTTTAGGACAAGTAAAAGATGCAATGGCCTTTTCAATGCAGCATAAGTTTAGTAAGAAAATATTAAATAAACTTTTTAGAGAGGCAATAACCTCAGCTAAAAAAATAAAAAGTGAGCTTAAAATTTCTGAAACTCCCATATCTATGGTTTATATTGCAATAAAATTATTAAAAGAAAATATGGGTAGTCTTCATGGGAAAAAAGCATGTATAATAGGCGCAGGAGAAGTAGGGCGATTAGCACTAAAACATTTAATAAATGAAAATTTACAAGAAATATTTGTAGCAAATAGGACTTATGATAATGTAATAGATTTGCTTAGGGAATTTCCAAAAATAAAACCTGTAAAATATGAAAGTAAATCTAAAATATTAGAAGAAGTAGATATAGTTATAACTGCTACAGCTGCACCTCATACAGTAATTAAATATAATGAGTTAAAACATATAAAAAATGAATTATATATAATGGATTTAGCTCTTCCAAGAGATGTAGAAAAAGGTGTTGGGGAATTAAAAAACATATATCTATATGATGTAGATAATTTTAAAAATATTTCAGATAACAATAAAATAAAAAGAGAAGAACTATCTAAAATAGCAAAAGATATAATTGAATCAAAAGTCAATGAATTCGTTAAATGGATGCAATCTTTAAAAGTAGAGTTTACTATAAAAGAATTAAACAATAGATGTAAAGATATTGGAGAGGAATATTTAGGATATATAAATAGAAAAATAAGTTTAAGCAAGAGAGATGAAGAAATATTACAAAAAATGTTGTTAGGAGCTTTAAAAAGAGTAATTAAAGAACCTATATTGAATCTTAAGGAATTAAAAAATGAAAAAGAAATGAGTAAATATATAGAGAGTATAAATAAGTTATTTAATTTTTAA
- a CDS encoding precorrin-2 dehydrogenase/sirohydrochlorin ferrochelatase family protein codes for MLDIRNKNIIVIGGGEVAFRKTKKLLEFEANVILISPQLISEFSDLKKVYYDKLNVIIDCYNESYIKNAYLVIAATSNKSINKKISQYCKEKNILCNIVDDIDSSDFIVPSSVKRGNLVISISTMGKSPMLACKIKQEIEKRYSDEYEEYIVLLGEARKIIIKKFKDNVKKEVLKKLINMSLDEIKIFIQENR; via the coding sequence ATGTTGGATATAAGAAATAAGAATATTATAGTTATAGGTGGAGGAGAAGTAGCATTTAGAAAAACAAAAAAGTTATTAGAATTTGAAGCAAATGTTATATTAATTTCACCTCAGTTAATAAGTGAGTTTAGTGATTTAAAAAAAGTATATTATGATAAACTTAATGTAATAATAGATTGTTATAATGAGAGTTATATTAAGAATGCCTATTTAGTAATAGCTGCAACATCAAATAAAAGTATAAATAAGAAAATAAGTCAATACTGCAAAGAAAAAAATATTCTTTGTAATATAGTTGATGATATAGATAGTTCAGATTTTATAGTTCCTTCATCTGTAAAACGTGGTAACCTTGTAATTTCAATTTCTACTATGGGAAAAAGCCCTATGCTTGCATGTAAAATAAAACAAGAAATAGAAAAAAGGTATTCAGATGAATATGAAGAATATATAGTTCTTTTAGGAGAAGCACGGAAAATTATTATAAAAAAATTTAAAGATAATGTTAAAAAAGAAGTTTTAAAAAAACTTATTAATATGAGTTTAGATGAAATTAAGATTTTTATACAGGAGAACAGATAA
- the hemC gene encoding hydroxymethylbilane synthase: MRIVVGSRGSKLALTQTNWVIDKIKQNNPQLNFEIKIISTKGDRIQHMPLDKIGGKGLFVQEIEEQLISGQIDLAVHSMKDMSTDIPEELKFSYVPIREDYRDVLILNKKYKSIDELPKGAKIGTGSKRRKYQLLDYRTDLKVVPIRGNVDTRIKKIETENLDGIVLASAGIKRLGLEDKIDYNIFYLEKDIMLPSPAQGILALEIKRGRKDLENILKSIEHKASTIQAEAERAFLKGVNGGCHVPIGALCNINKNTIEVTGLLGKEDGSKIIRKTLVGSIDEAEYVGYELAKIILKEIN; encoded by the coding sequence ATGAGAATAGTAGTTGGTTCTAGAGGAAGTAAACTTGCACTTACCCAAACTAATTGGGTTATTGATAAAATAAAGCAGAATAATCCACAATTAAATTTTGAAATTAAAATAATATCCACAAAAGGGGATAGAATTCAGCACATGCCTTTGGATAAAATTGGAGGAAAGGGATTGTTTGTACAGGAAATTGAAGAACAATTAATAAGTGGACAAATAGATTTAGCTGTTCATAGTATGAAAGATATGTCTACAGATATTCCTGAAGAGCTAAAGTTTTCTTATGTACCAATAAGAGAAGATTATAGAGATGTTTTAATTTTAAATAAAAAATATAAATCTATTGATGAGCTACCTAAAGGAGCTAAAATAGGTACAGGTAGTAAGAGAAGAAAATATCAGCTTCTAGATTACAGAACTGATTTAAAAGTAGTACCTATAAGAGGAAATGTTGATACTAGAATAAAAAAAATAGAAACTGAAAATTTAGATGGAATAGTTTTAGCTAGTGCTGGTATAAAGAGATTGGGACTGGAAGATAAAATTGATTATAATATTTTTTATTTAGAAAAAGATATTATGTTACCTTCTCCTGCTCAGGGAATATTAGCATTAGAGATAAAAAGAGGAAGAAAAGATTTAGAGAATATTTTAAAATCAATAGAACATAAAGCCTCTACCATTCAAGCAGAAGCGGAAAGAGCCTTTTTAAAAGGTGTTAATGGGGGATGTCATGTTCCAATAGGAGCACTTTGTAATATAAATAAAAATACTATAGAAGTTACAGGGCTATTGGGAAAAGAAGATGGCTCAAAGATAATAAGAAAAACTTTAGTTGGAAGTATTGATGAGGCAGAGTATGTTGGTTATGAACTTGCCAAAATTATACTTAAGGAGATAAATTAA
- the cobA gene encoding uroporphyrinogen-III C-methyltransferase, whose amino-acid sequence MNGKVFLVGAGPGDYKLITLKGMECIKKADVIVYDRLASTRLLKEAKENCEFIYVGKKSSNHTKTQDEINDIIVHKAKMGKIVTRLKGGDPYVFGRGGEEGEYLRKKGVRFEVVPGITSAIGGLCYAGIPITHRDYASSFHVITGHLKEDGTELNWKSIALLEGTLVFLMGVSNLKNICNSLIKEGKNKSTKAAIINWASTTKQKVVVGNLQNIYEKAMAEKINSPSLIVIGEVVSLRDKLNFFEDKPLFGKNIVVTRSRVQSSNLVEKIIDLGGNPIEIPTIKIEEIVNNVELDNGIKNINEFNYLIFTSRNAVKIFFKRLFGLNFDSRNLRNLKIVCIGTGTADELKKYGIIPDILPKKFIAESIIESLKEVVKKDDRVFIPRSSEARTYLVEELNKLCHVTEVKIYNTIKDSAKKDEIVNLLNNRNIDYITFTSSSTVKNFIEVIGKENVEKLKNEKLVSIGPITSKTIEDFGLKVYNEAKEYTIEGIIKTLIRE is encoded by the coding sequence ATGAATGGAAAAGTATTTTTAGTAGGAGCAGGGCCGGGAGATTACAAGCTTATAACTTTAAAAGGTATGGAGTGCATAAAGAAAGCAGATGTAATTGTTTATGATAGATTAGCAAGTACTAGACTTTTAAAGGAGGCTAAAGAAAATTGTGAATTTATTTATGTTGGAAAAAAGTCTAGTAATCATACTAAAACTCAAGATGAGATTAATGATATTATAGTACATAAAGCTAAAATGGGGAAAATAGTTACAAGATTAAAAGGTGGAGATCCTTATGTTTTTGGTAGAGGCGGAGAAGAAGGAGAATATTTAAGGAAAAAAGGTGTAAGATTTGAGGTTGTACCTGGAATAACGTCAGCTATAGGAGGACTTTGTTATGCAGGTATACCAATTACACATAGGGACTATGCATCTTCTTTTCATGTTATAACAGGTCATTTGAAAGAAGATGGTACAGAACTTAATTGGAAGTCAATAGCTTTATTAGAGGGAACTTTAGTATTTTTAATGGGAGTTTCTAATTTGAAAAATATATGTAATTCCTTAATTAAAGAAGGAAAAAATAAATCTACTAAAGCTGCTATAATAAATTGGGCAAGTACCACAAAACAAAAAGTAGTTGTTGGAAATTTACAAAATATATATGAAAAAGCCATGGCTGAAAAAATAAACTCACCAAGTCTTATTGTAATAGGCGAAGTTGTATCACTTAGAGATAAACTTAATTTCTTTGAAGATAAACCACTGTTTGGGAAAAACATAGTTGTAACTAGATCACGTGTTCAAAGTAGTAATCTTGTAGAAAAAATAATTGACCTTGGAGGAAATCCTATAGAAATTCCTACAATTAAAATAGAAGAAATAGTTAATAATGTAGAATTAGATAATGGAATAAAAAATATTAATGAATTTAACTATTTAATTTTTACTAGTAGAAATGCTGTTAAAATATTTTTCAAAAGATTATTTGGACTTAATTTTGATAGTAGAAATTTGAGAAATTTAAAAATTGTATGCATAGGCACAGGAACAGCAGATGAACTAAAAAAATACGGAATTATTCCAGATATTTTACCGAAAAAATTTATAGCTGAATCTATAATAGAATCACTAAAAGAAGTTGTAAAAAAAGATGATAGGGTTTTTATACCGAGATCAAGTGAAGCCAGAACATATTTAGTAGAAGAATTAAATAAACTATGTCATGTTACAGAAGTGAAAATTTATAATACTATAAAAGATTCAGCAAAGAAAGATGAAATAGTTAATTTATTAAACAATAGAAATATAGATTATATAACATTTACAAGTTCATCTACAGTAAAAAATTTCATTGAAGTAATAGGAAAAGAAAATGTAGAAAAGCTTAAAAATGAAAAACTAGTTTCAATAGGACCCATAACTTCAAAAACTATAGAAGATTTTGGACTTAAGGTTTATAATGAAGCAAAAGAATATACAATAGAAGGAATTATTAAAACTTTAATAAGAGAATAG